Proteins from a single region of Pseudarthrobacter sp. NIBRBAC000502772:
- a CDS encoding DEAD/DEAH box helicase produces MSELHTHQILTDDSGIETIEPEETIISDEKPHEIEEKSFADYNVRADIVESLADAGITHPFPIQAMTLPVALSGHDIIGQAKTGTGKTLGFGIPALQRVVGPDDAGYDRLAVPGAPQALVIVPTRELAVQVANDLQNASRKRNARITTIYGGRAYEPQVEALQNGVEVVVGTPGRLIDLYKQKHLVLKNVKMVILDEADEMLDLGFLPDVETLIAGTPAVRQTLLFSATMPGPVIAMARRYMTQPTHIRAADPDDEGLTKRDIRQLIYRAHSMDKIEVVARILQARGRGRTIIFTKTKRTAAKVAEELVDRGFAAAAIHGDLGQGAREQALRAFRNNKVDVLVATDVAARGIDVDDVTHVINYQCVEDEKIYLHRVGRTGRAGNKGTAVTFVDWDDMPRWGLINKALGLSVPEPVETYSSSPHLYEELDIPEGTKGRLPRNKRVLAGVDAEVLEDLGETGKKNTRPSGGRDSGRDSSRDAGRSGARDSSSRRTSEPGGRSGDRRRRTSDAATAGTSPAPEPAAAAPAEGEVDPRARRSRTRTRRRNGEVVAGADNGPQQRSTEA; encoded by the coding sequence GAACCCGAAGAAACCATCATCTCGGACGAGAAGCCGCACGAGATCGAGGAGAAATCCTTCGCTGACTACAACGTCCGCGCCGACATCGTGGAGTCCCTCGCCGACGCCGGGATCACCCACCCCTTCCCCATCCAGGCCATGACCCTGCCGGTGGCGCTTTCGGGCCACGACATCATCGGGCAGGCCAAGACCGGCACCGGCAAGACCCTCGGCTTCGGCATTCCCGCGCTGCAGCGCGTGGTGGGTCCGGACGACGCCGGCTACGACAGGCTCGCCGTTCCGGGTGCACCGCAGGCCCTGGTCATCGTGCCCACCCGCGAGCTGGCCGTCCAGGTGGCCAATGATCTCCAGAACGCTTCCCGCAAGCGGAACGCCCGCATCACCACCATCTACGGCGGCCGTGCCTACGAGCCCCAGGTGGAGGCCCTGCAGAACGGCGTCGAGGTAGTTGTCGGTACTCCCGGCCGCCTCATCGACCTCTACAAGCAGAAGCACCTGGTCCTGAAGAACGTCAAGATGGTCATCCTCGACGAGGCCGACGAAATGCTGGACCTCGGCTTCCTGCCGGACGTGGAAACCCTCATCGCCGGTACCCCCGCAGTCCGCCAGACCCTGCTGTTCTCTGCCACCATGCCCGGCCCGGTCATCGCCATGGCCCGCCGCTACATGACGCAGCCCACCCACATCCGGGCCGCTGATCCGGACGACGAGGGCCTCACCAAGCGCGACATCCGCCAGCTCATCTACCGTGCCCACAGCATGGACAAGATCGAGGTCGTTGCCCGCATCCTGCAGGCACGCGGCCGCGGCCGGACCATCATCTTCACCAAAACCAAGCGCACCGCCGCGAAGGTTGCCGAGGAGCTCGTGGACCGCGGCTTCGCCGCCGCCGCCATCCACGGTGACCTGGGCCAGGGCGCCCGTGAGCAGGCGCTCCGCGCCTTCCGCAACAACAAGGTGGACGTCCTGGTGGCCACCGACGTCGCCGCCCGCGGCATCGACGTTGACGACGTCACGCACGTCATCAACTACCAGTGCGTTGAAGATGAAAAGATCTACCTGCACAGGGTGGGCCGCACCGGCCGCGCGGGCAACAAGGGCACAGCAGTGACGTTCGTCGACTGGGACGACATGCCGCGCTGGGGCCTGATCAACAAGGCGCTGGGACTCAGCGTCCCGGAGCCCGTGGAAACGTACTCCTCCTCGCCGCACCTGTACGAAGAGCTGGACATCCCGGAAGGCACCAAGGGCCGCCTCCCCCGCAACAAGCGTGTGCTGGCCGGCGTCGACGCCGAGGTCCTCGAGGACCTGGGCGAGACCGGCAAGAAGAACACCCGTCCCAGCGGTGGCCGTGACAGCGGGCGCGACAGCAGCCGCGACGCCGGCCGCTCCGGTGCTCGCGACAGCAGCAGCCGCCGCACCAGCGAGCCCGGCGGACGCTCCGGCGACCGCCGTCGTCGTACCTCTGATGCGGCGACCGCCGGCACCAGCCCCGCCCCCGAACCGGCTGCTGCGGCTCCGGCCGAAGGCGAAGTGGACCCCCGTGCCCGCCGCAGCCGGACCCGCACCCGCCGCCGCAACGGCGAAGTGGTGGCCGGTGCCGACAACGGCCCGCAGCAGCGCAGCACCGAGGCATAA
- a CDS encoding site-specific DNA-methyltransferase, which produces MTDTVWAPDGSNLVVHADNAEFLPSLPDGAFTLIYVDPPFNTGRVQKRQETRMVLNTDGDGDRVGFKGRSYDTIKGALHRYDDAFSDYWSFLEPRLVEAWRLLADDGTLYLHLDYREVHYAKVMLDAIFGRECFLNEIIWAYDYGARAKYRWPTKHDNILVYVKNPAKYHFDNAEVDREPYMAPGLVTPAKRELGKLPTDVWWHTIVSPTGKEKTGYPTQKPEGLIRRVVSASSRPGDWCLDFFAGSGTLGAVAAKLDRKFVCVDQNQPAIDVMAKRLGAKATFTSFPPN; this is translated from the coding sequence ATGACTGACACCGTCTGGGCGCCGGACGGCAGCAACCTGGTGGTTCACGCGGACAACGCGGAGTTCCTCCCCTCGCTGCCGGACGGCGCCTTCACCTTGATATACGTTGACCCGCCGTTCAACACCGGCAGGGTCCAGAAGCGCCAGGAAACCCGGATGGTGCTGAACACCGACGGTGACGGCGACCGCGTGGGCTTCAAGGGGCGTTCCTACGACACCATCAAGGGCGCCCTGCACCGGTACGATGACGCATTCAGTGACTACTGGTCATTCCTGGAACCCCGGCTCGTGGAGGCCTGGCGGCTTCTGGCTGACGACGGCACGCTGTACCTCCACCTGGATTACCGGGAGGTCCATTACGCCAAGGTGATGCTTGACGCGATCTTCGGCCGGGAATGCTTCCTCAACGAGATCATCTGGGCCTACGACTACGGTGCCCGCGCCAAGTACCGCTGGCCCACCAAGCACGACAACATCCTCGTGTACGTCAAGAACCCGGCGAAATACCACTTCGACAACGCCGAGGTGGACCGCGAGCCGTACATGGCGCCGGGCCTGGTGACACCGGCGAAGCGGGAGCTCGGGAAGCTGCCCACCGACGTCTGGTGGCACACCATCGTCTCCCCCACAGGCAAGGAAAAAACCGGCTACCCCACGCAGAAGCCCGAGGGCCTCATCCGCCGTGTGGTGTCGGCGTCAAGCCGACCCGGTGACTGGTGCCTGGACTTCTTCGCCGGTTCCGGAACCCTGGGCGCCGTGGCGGCCAAACTGGACCGGAAGTTCGTGTGTGTGGACCAGAACCAGCCGGCCATCGATGTGATGGCCAAGCGGTTGGGTGCCAAGGCAACCTTTACGTCGTTCCCGCCCAACTGA
- a CDS encoding PHP domain-containing protein, producing the protein MRIDLHAHSNVSDGTETPADVMASAARAGLDVVALTDHDSTDGWAEASLAALENGVALVPGMEVSCRTAQGISVHLLSYLHDPAHPGLLEEITKAKDARLTRAERMVTLLAEDYPLTWDDVIHHVAPGATMGRPHIADALVAAGVVADRSEAFTSILTSHSRYFVQHYAPDPATAVELVRAAGGVPVFAHPVASGRGRIVGERTYLDMIDAGLVGLEIDHRDNPEEGREFLRGLAAKHGLLITGSSDYHGAGKPNLLGENLTTADVLARIEELGRGTAVVRA; encoded by the coding sequence GTGAGGATTGACCTGCATGCCCACTCGAACGTTTCGGACGGCACCGAAACCCCCGCCGACGTGATGGCTTCGGCTGCCCGGGCGGGCCTGGACGTGGTGGCGCTGACCGATCACGACTCCACGGACGGCTGGGCCGAAGCATCCCTTGCGGCGCTGGAAAACGGGGTGGCCCTGGTCCCCGGCATGGAGGTCTCCTGCCGGACCGCGCAAGGCATCAGTGTGCATCTGCTGAGTTACCTGCACGATCCCGCCCACCCTGGGCTGCTTGAAGAGATCACCAAGGCCAAGGACGCGCGCCTCACTCGGGCCGAACGCATGGTGACCCTGCTGGCCGAAGACTACCCGCTGACGTGGGACGACGTCATCCACCATGTGGCTCCCGGGGCGACCATGGGGCGCCCGCATATTGCTGATGCCCTGGTGGCGGCCGGTGTGGTGGCAGACCGCTCCGAGGCGTTCACGTCCATCCTGACGTCCCATTCGCGCTACTTTGTCCAGCACTACGCACCCGACCCCGCCACCGCCGTCGAACTGGTCCGTGCCGCTGGTGGTGTTCCCGTGTTCGCGCATCCTGTGGCGTCCGGCCGGGGCCGGATCGTGGGGGAGCGCACCTACCTCGACATGATCGACGCCGGCCTGGTCGGCCTGGAGATCGACCACCGCGACAACCCCGAGGAGGGGCGGGAATTCCTCAGGGGCCTGGCAGCCAAGCACGGGCTGCTGATCACCGGCTCGTCGGATTACCACGGAGCGGGCAAACCGAACCTGCTGGGAGAAAACCTGACCACCGCGGACGTGTTGGCGCGGATCGAGGAACTTGGCAGGGGAACCGCTGTGGTGCGTGCGTGA
- a CDS encoding aminopeptidase P family protein codes for MNDAENTPTSVSQPLDERVNNRSQRPSSAAFKAFMASNWAPSGQHLPALDAVANYAAARRQAISEKFKGERLVIPAGPLKVRSNDCDYRFRPHSGFAHLTGLGLDHEPDAVLILEPAGEGKGDGGSHHRATLYFRPLAGRDTEQFYADSRSGEFWIGARPTLAEFEARLGLATAHIDGLESAITKNVGAPEIGGISIRLVRKVDENIDALVDTARYNTAKDPDNLDLAVLDALDEKLSEALSELRLLKDEWEIEQMMTAVAATVEGFVEVVKALPRALTHARGERVVEGAFFARAREVGNELGYDTIAAAGNNATVLHWTRNTGRINAGELLLLDAGVEADSLYTADVTRTLPVNGTFTAVQRKVYEAVLDAADAGFAAAQPGAKFRDIHTAATNVLAERLAEWGLLPVSVEEAVSTEGQQHRRWMPHGTSHHLGLDVHDCAQAKRELYLDGILTEGMVFTIEPGLYFKNEDLAIPAEYRGIGVRIEDDILMTADGPVNLSAALPRKADDVESWMAGIYQELDGGLASGDFR; via the coding sequence GTGAACGATGCCGAAAACACCCCGACCTCTGTCTCCCAGCCCCTCGACGAGCGCGTCAACAACCGCTCTCAGCGGCCCAGTTCCGCTGCTTTCAAGGCCTTTATGGCCAGTAACTGGGCGCCGTCCGGGCAGCACCTGCCGGCGCTCGACGCCGTGGCCAACTACGCCGCGGCCCGGCGCCAGGCCATCTCAGAGAAGTTCAAAGGCGAACGCCTGGTCATCCCCGCCGGTCCGCTGAAGGTCCGCTCCAACGACTGCGACTACCGGTTCCGTCCGCATTCCGGCTTCGCGCATCTCACCGGGCTGGGCCTGGATCATGAGCCGGATGCCGTGCTCATTCTGGAACCGGCCGGTGAAGGAAAGGGCGATGGCGGCAGTCACCACCGTGCGACGCTGTACTTCCGTCCGCTGGCCGGCCGGGATACAGAACAGTTCTACGCTGACTCCCGTTCCGGCGAGTTCTGGATCGGTGCACGGCCCACCCTGGCCGAGTTCGAAGCGCGCCTGGGCCTGGCCACCGCCCACATCGATGGACTTGAATCCGCGATCACCAAGAATGTGGGTGCCCCGGAGATCGGCGGCATCTCCATCCGGCTGGTTCGCAAGGTGGACGAGAACATCGACGCCCTGGTGGATACTGCCCGGTACAACACTGCCAAGGACCCGGACAACCTGGACCTGGCTGTCCTGGATGCACTGGATGAAAAGCTTTCCGAAGCGCTGTCTGAACTCCGCCTCCTGAAGGATGAGTGGGAAATCGAACAGATGATGACTGCAGTAGCTGCGACTGTCGAGGGCTTCGTGGAGGTAGTCAAGGCCCTGCCCCGCGCCCTGACCCATGCACGCGGCGAGCGCGTGGTGGAAGGCGCGTTCTTTGCCCGTGCCCGCGAGGTAGGCAATGAACTGGGCTACGACACCATCGCCGCCGCCGGCAACAACGCCACAGTCCTGCACTGGACGCGGAACACCGGCAGGATCAACGCCGGCGAACTGCTGCTGCTGGACGCCGGCGTTGAAGCGGACTCGCTCTACACCGCCGACGTCACCCGGACCCTGCCTGTCAACGGCACGTTCACCGCAGTCCAGCGCAAGGTCTACGAGGCAGTCCTGGACGCTGCCGACGCCGGATTCGCCGCTGCCCAGCCAGGTGCCAAGTTCCGGGACATCCACACCGCGGCCACCAATGTGTTGGCGGAACGTCTAGCCGAGTGGGGGCTGCTCCCGGTAAGTGTCGAGGAGGCCGTCAGCACGGAAGGCCAGCAGCACCGCCGCTGGATGCCGCACGGCACCAGTCACCACCTTGGCCTGGATGTCCACGACTGCGCCCAGGCAAAGCGCGAACTGTACCTCGACGGCATCCTGACGGAGGGCATGGTCTTCACCATCGAACCCGGCCTGTACTTCAAGAACGAGGACCTGGCCATCCCGGCGGAGTACCGCGGCATCGGGGTGCGGATCGAGGACGACATCCTCATGACGGCCGATGGTCCGGTGAACCTCAGCGCCGCGCTGCCGCGCAAGGCTGACGACGTCGAGTCCTGGATGGCAGGCATCTACCAGGAGCTGGACGGCGGCTTGGCAAGCGGAGACTTCCGCTAG
- a CDS encoding ABC transporter substrate-binding protein, which translates to MSKPRRLGTIAAAAISVLMLAACGGSGGTGGTTPGASGGKVDGTGKKLSVLMNVTAQYPQEQQAWFKEMSAKFKAETGAEIQWETFASANDEMTRIQTSVVSGQGPDVYGLGTTFTPTAYSTGAFVKLGDNEWNQLGGKDKFVPAALGISGPDEGNQIGIPFVSRPFVMAYNTELLAAAGIDKPATTWDEFTEQAKKLTKGDQYGVAVAYKDNFDPWKYIWGMSIQAGNPIIDGSKVRLDDPITKKAYETYFGWVTKDKVVDPSAVGWANPQALAAFAAGKAAYFPMTSPLSIPALDASAVKGKYKYALMPTVPPGETSNPSGGKPAASILSGDNLVVADYSKQKDLAFAFIKMITDKEVQLNYFKVFGQLPANQEAAKELATNEVIAPALESGAKSVATPFSGAWGDVQLSLTNVVVQSIPDLSSGAVSESNLSQRLKDEQAKSQTALDRAKK; encoded by the coding sequence ATGTCCAAACCGCGTCGCCTCGGCACTATTGCCGCAGCGGCCATTTCCGTCCTGATGCTTGCCGCATGCGGCGGATCGGGCGGCACAGGCGGTACCACCCCCGGCGCCTCGGGCGGCAAGGTGGACGGCACCGGAAAAAAACTCAGCGTCCTGATGAACGTCACCGCGCAGTACCCCCAGGAACAGCAGGCCTGGTTCAAGGAAATGAGCGCCAAGTTCAAGGCGGAAACCGGAGCCGAGATCCAGTGGGAGACGTTCGCCAGCGCCAATGACGAGATGACCCGGATCCAGACGTCCGTCGTCTCGGGCCAAGGACCTGACGTTTACGGACTCGGCACCACATTCACCCCCACGGCTTACTCCACCGGGGCGTTTGTGAAACTCGGTGACAACGAATGGAACCAGCTCGGCGGCAAGGACAAGTTCGTTCCCGCGGCGCTCGGCATTTCCGGGCCGGACGAGGGCAACCAAATCGGCATTCCGTTCGTGAGCCGGCCGTTCGTGATGGCCTACAACACTGAACTGCTGGCAGCTGCAGGCATCGACAAGCCCGCCACCACCTGGGATGAATTCACCGAGCAGGCAAAGAAGCTCACCAAGGGTGACCAGTACGGTGTTGCCGTGGCCTACAAGGACAACTTCGACCCCTGGAAGTACATCTGGGGCATGTCCATCCAGGCCGGCAACCCCATCATCGACGGCAGCAAGGTCCGTCTCGATGACCCCATCACCAAGAAGGCCTACGAGACCTACTTCGGCTGGGTGACCAAGGACAAGGTGGTTGACCCCTCCGCTGTTGGGTGGGCCAATCCGCAGGCCCTGGCCGCCTTCGCAGCCGGCAAGGCAGCGTACTTCCCCATGACGTCGCCGCTGTCCATCCCCGCACTGGACGCCTCGGCCGTCAAGGGCAAGTACAAGTACGCCCTGATGCCGACTGTTCCCCCGGGCGAGACCTCCAACCCTTCGGGCGGTAAGCCTGCCGCCAGCATCCTCTCCGGTGACAACCTCGTGGTCGCCGACTACTCGAAGCAGAAGGACCTCGCCTTCGCGTTCATCAAGATGATCACCGACAAGGAAGTCCAGCTCAACTACTTCAAGGTATTCGGCCAACTGCCCGCCAACCAGGAAGCCGCGAAGGAGCTCGCAACCAACGAAGTGATTGCACCTGCCCTCGAATCGGGTGCCAAGTCCGTGGCAACGCCCTTCAGCGGTGCCTGGGGCGATGTCCAGCTGTCGCTGACCAACGTGGTTGTCCAGTCCATTCCGGATCTTTCCTCCGGCGCAGTCAGCGAATCCAACCTGTCCCAGCGGCTCAAGGACGAACAGGCGAAATCGCAGACTGCACTGGACCGGGCCAAGAAGTAG
- a CDS encoding carbohydrate ABC transporter permease, whose amino-acid sequence MASSVTEPRPSDSSPAAGAAAGPGETTPLGKRRKGLSEKNRPLWLLIPGGLLMTIVILVPLAMGIWMSLIDLDQYTLRQWVSAEFIGIQNYIEAALSSELLRSIWLSVSFAVISTVVTIPLGVAAAVVTQNAYRGRAVVRSIFLIPYVLPSFVVASVWRTMLQPDGIVNVTLTNMGMDGGLWLNGPNAYWTLVWVEIWAAWPFIYLLALSGLQAVDHEVHEASALDGALWWNKLRYVIFPYLKGPVSLAFLLATLNHINNFTLPYVLFGAPAPSDVNVLPILVYVTSFQSFRFGLSAAMAVVSLILIAIPLFIYLRAVRLDVHEGGKK is encoded by the coding sequence ATGGCTAGCAGCGTTACCGAGCCCCGGCCGTCGGACAGCAGTCCCGCGGCCGGGGCGGCCGCCGGACCCGGCGAAACCACACCCCTTGGGAAGCGCCGCAAGGGGCTGAGCGAGAAGAACCGGCCCCTGTGGCTCCTGATTCCCGGCGGGCTGCTGATGACGATCGTCATCCTCGTCCCCCTGGCCATGGGCATCTGGATGTCGCTGATCGATCTGGACCAGTACACCCTTCGCCAATGGGTCAGTGCCGAATTCATCGGCATCCAGAATTACATTGAAGCGGCGCTCAGCAGTGAGTTGCTCCGCTCGATCTGGCTGTCTGTTTCCTTCGCGGTGATCTCCACGGTGGTGACCATTCCGCTTGGCGTGGCCGCCGCCGTCGTAACCCAGAACGCCTACCGTGGCCGTGCCGTCGTGCGTTCCATCTTCCTGATCCCCTATGTCCTGCCGTCGTTTGTGGTGGCCAGCGTGTGGCGGACCATGCTGCAGCCGGACGGCATCGTGAACGTGACGCTGACCAACATGGGAATGGACGGGGGGCTGTGGCTTAACGGCCCAAACGCGTACTGGACGCTGGTGTGGGTGGAGATATGGGCGGCCTGGCCGTTCATCTACCTGCTGGCGCTGTCCGGCCTGCAGGCGGTGGACCACGAGGTCCACGAGGCGTCTGCCCTTGATGGGGCACTGTGGTGGAATAAGCTGCGCTACGTGATCTTCCCTTACCTGAAGGGACCGGTTTCGCTCGCCTTCCTGCTTGCCACCCTGAACCACATCAACAACTTCACCCTCCCCTATGTCCTGTTTGGTGCGCCGGCGCCGTCGGATGTGAATGTGCTGCCGATCCTGGTGTACGTCACCAGCTTCCAGAGCTTCCGGTTCGGCCTCAGCGCCGCCATGGCGGTCGTTTCGCTGATCCTGATCGCCATTCCGCTCTTCATCTACCTGCGCGCAGTCCGGCTTGATGTGCACGAAGGAGGAAAGAAATGA
- a CDS encoding carbohydrate ABC transporter permease: MPRPLLAILTVLLCALVLVPIVYIFLASLNTDVGVASGEFWPSSFSLDSYTKIWDSVGLAKAIGNSLIVSGATAIVSAIMAIGTAYVLVRFEFVGRLTVLRGLLGLQSVPGTLMLLPVFVLFSSAGTYLGVTVIGTLWGLFIAYLTFALPFSTWVMVTYLRGLPRELEEAARIDGASNLGILFRIIIPLSWPGIIVSAIFAFLLGWNDVLFASVFTRPDTHTAAVALQVFASAVEGGAIPVYSQLMAASLVCAVPVVVLYFMFQKYLVGGLTAGGVK; the protein is encoded by the coding sequence ATGCCGAGGCCGCTGCTGGCCATCCTCACGGTCCTGCTCTGCGCCCTGGTCCTCGTTCCCATCGTGTACATCTTCCTGGCCTCGCTGAACACGGATGTGGGAGTCGCCAGCGGCGAGTTCTGGCCGAGCAGCTTCTCCTTGGACAGCTACACCAAAATCTGGGATTCCGTGGGTCTGGCGAAAGCCATCGGCAACAGCCTGATCGTTTCCGGGGCCACGGCCATTGTCTCCGCGATCATGGCCATTGGCACGGCGTACGTGCTGGTGCGGTTTGAGTTCGTCGGGCGCCTGACGGTGCTGCGCGGGCTGCTGGGTCTCCAGTCCGTCCCGGGCACCCTGATGCTCCTGCCGGTCTTTGTGCTCTTCTCCTCGGCCGGAACTTACTTGGGTGTGACCGTTATCGGCACGCTCTGGGGCCTGTTTATCGCCTACCTGACGTTCGCCCTGCCGTTCTCAACCTGGGTGATGGTCACGTACCTCCGCGGCCTGCCGCGGGAATTGGAGGAAGCGGCGCGCATCGATGGCGCTTCCAACCTCGGGATCCTGTTCCGGATCATCATCCCGCTCAGCTGGCCCGGGATCATCGTTTCGGCGATTTTTGCCTTCCTGCTGGGCTGGAATGACGTGCTTTTCGCGTCGGTGTTCACACGGCCGGACACGCACACTGCCGCAGTTGCGCTGCAGGTCTTCGCGTCCGCGGTTGAGGGTGGCGCAATCCCCGTGTACTCCCAGCTGATGGCTGCCTCACTGGTCTGTGCCGTCCCTGTGGTGGTCCTGTACTTCATGTTCCAGAAGTACCTCGTGGGCGGCCTGACCGCCGGCGGCGTCAAGTAA
- a CDS encoding general stress protein yields MSNIFGAPKAGGPSGPDDARTVPTGDTVGSYTSYLDAQKAVDYLADQQFPVQMVSIVGNELKMVERVTGRLSYPRVALSGALSGMWFGLFVGVMLSFFAPSPGYFSILASVLMGAAFFMLFGIVTYAMQRGKRDFTSTSQVVATSYDVVVSVEAAHDARRLLQQLPMTRSDAAAGPYNPQGYQNQQYGQTGHQGQHRGEPGQPGNQPGPAPARPASWNDPYGQQGAGTSGQGTAEGVGQATGPDQVTQPEAAAQPAKAPAAAVRYPDLPDGRPQYGVRVSDQATTGQRGTEQGQTGSEQPAADGSRAHSQPGSSKDSGESTP; encoded by the coding sequence ATGTCAAACATTTTTGGTGCTCCCAAGGCCGGTGGCCCCAGTGGGCCCGACGACGCCCGCACGGTGCCCACCGGTGACACCGTAGGCTCGTACACCTCTTACTTGGATGCCCAGAAGGCGGTGGACTACCTCGCCGACCAGCAGTTCCCGGTCCAGATGGTTTCCATCGTGGGCAACGAACTCAAGATGGTTGAGCGGGTGACCGGCCGCCTCAGCTACCCCCGGGTGGCTCTCTCCGGGGCGCTCAGCGGTATGTGGTTCGGACTCTTCGTTGGCGTCATGCTTTCCTTCTTCGCACCATCGCCCGGCTACTTCTCCATCCTGGCGTCTGTGCTGATGGGGGCTGCCTTCTTTATGCTGTTCGGCATCGTCACGTATGCCATGCAGCGCGGAAAGCGGGATTTCACCTCAACAAGCCAGGTGGTGGCCACCAGCTACGACGTTGTGGTCTCGGTGGAAGCTGCCCATGATGCGCGCCGGCTGCTCCAGCAACTGCCCATGACCCGCTCGGACGCAGCAGCCGGCCCATACAATCCCCAGGGCTACCAGAACCAGCAGTACGGCCAAACGGGCCACCAGGGTCAGCACCGCGGCGAGCCGGGCCAGCCGGGAAATCAGCCTGGTCCGGCACCCGCACGCCCTGCCAGTTGGAATGACCCCTACGGACAGCAGGGTGCCGGAACGTCGGGCCAAGGGACAGCCGAAGGCGTGGGCCAGGCCACCGGCCCGGACCAGGTCACGCAGCCGGAGGCAGCGGCCCAGCCGGCGAAGGCTCCCGCTGCCGCCGTCCGCTACCCGGACCTCCCTGACGGCCGGCCGCAGTACGGCGTCCGTGTCTCAGACCAGGCCACCACAGGCCAGCGTGGCACGGAACAGGGACAGACCGGGTCAGAGCAGCCCGCGGCGGATGGGTCCCGGGCGCACTCCCAGCCTGGCTCCTCCAAGGACTCCGGCGAATCCACACCCTAA
- a CDS encoding magnesium transporter MgtE N-terminal domain-containing protein gives MSTNLSRVFVARLLGLDVFDPLGDRLGRLRDVVVLSRGSRGAPHVVGIVVEVPGKKRVFVPMTRITSIDQTQIICTGLVNLRRFEQRGAETLVVAEMFDRRVTLRDGSGDATIEDIAMDQHRSRDWFVSKLFVRRGHSLSPLSRLRRNETMIIDWADALQGARTEPQAATQFVANHEDLKPADFAEALQEMSDKRRFEVASELQDERLADVLQEMPEDDQVEILSALDVERAADVLEEMDPDDAADLLAELPSAQAEELLRLMEPEGAEDVRRLLEYDEDTAGGLMTPVPVILPPEATVAEALAHVRREELSPALASSIFIARPPLETPTGRFLGVVHIQQLLRYPPPEPLGNLVDKTLEPVSDQAHISEVARTLATYNLNCLPVVNDAGRLVGAVTVDDVLDHLLPDDWRAYDGEAPVKKLGGRIG, from the coding sequence GTGAGTACAAATCTTTCGCGCGTCTTCGTGGCCCGCCTGCTGGGTCTTGACGTCTTCGACCCCTTGGGCGACCGCCTGGGCAGGTTGCGCGATGTGGTGGTGCTCTCGCGTGGCAGCCGCGGCGCCCCGCACGTGGTGGGCATCGTCGTCGAAGTTCCCGGCAAAAAACGCGTCTTTGTGCCGATGACACGCATTACCTCCATCGACCAGACACAGATCATCTGCACGGGACTGGTCAACCTCCGGCGCTTTGAGCAGCGCGGCGCGGAGACGCTGGTGGTCGCGGAAATGTTCGACCGCCGCGTGACGCTCCGTGACGGCAGCGGCGACGCCACCATTGAGGACATCGCCATGGACCAGCACCGGTCCCGCGACTGGTTCGTGAGCAAGCTGTTCGTCCGCCGGGGCCACTCCCTGTCCCCGCTCAGCCGGCTGCGCCGGAACGAGACCATGATCATCGACTGGGCCGACGCCCTCCAAGGTGCCCGCACCGAACCCCAGGCCGCCACCCAGTTCGTGGCCAACCACGAGGACCTCAAACCCGCTGACTTCGCCGAGGCGCTGCAGGAAATGAGCGACAAACGCCGCTTCGAAGTGGCCAGCGAACTCCAGGATGAACGCCTGGCCGACGTGCTGCAGGAAATGCCCGAAGACGACCAGGTGGAGATCCTCTCCGCCCTCGACGTCGAACGTGCGGCGGACGTCCTGGAGGAAATGGACCCCGACGACGCCGCCGACCTCCTCGCCGAGCTTCCTTCTGCACAGGCGGAGGAGCTTCTCCGCCTCATGGAACCCGAAGGCGCCGAGGACGTCAGGCGGCTCCTCGAATACGACGAGGACACGGCCGGTGGCCTGATGACGCCTGTTCCGGTGATCCTCCCCCCGGAGGCAACTGTCGCCGAGGCACTGGCCCACGTCCGCCGTGAGGAACTCTCCCCCGCCCTCGCCTCGTCCATCTTCATCGCCCGGCCCCCATTGGAAACCCCCACTGGACGGTTCCTGGGCGTTGTGCACATCCAGCAACTGCTCCGCTATCCGCCGCCGGAACCCCTGGGCAACCTCGTGGACAAGACCCTTGAGCCGGTCTCGGACCAGGCCCACATCAGCGAGGTGGCGCGCACGCTCGCCACCTACAACCTGAACTGTCTTCCCGTGGTCAATGACGCAGGCCGGCTCGTGGGGGCGGTGACTGTTGATGACGTTTTGGATCATCTGTTGCCGGATGACTGGCGCGCCTATGACGGCGAAGCCCCGGTAAAAAAACTGGGAGGCCGCATTGGCTGA